A window of Paenibacillus polygoni contains these coding sequences:
- a CDS encoding polysaccharide deacetylase produces MRRIGKQNRWKKFSYTVIAGFIILLAVALQDKGFLSNVVNSQAVYIDNEVGSARIETVSKVVHTGLTKSTVHSSLEQAVHTQPVNSASLTAQKQEADLVQSSSKKATVPAANTAVNKVYLTFDDGPGKYTEAVLDILEQYGVPATFFVLGKQVEVYPELINRMHEKGYVIGNHTYDHKYDKLYGSFPDFWKQIKQTEEAVRRITGERPQLVRAPGGTYGHFDTTYFELMKQAGYVVTDWNVDSGDSLKKDVPAKEIIKNATKSAVSGNRVVLLHDGGSHAETVKALPAIIEYYQAHNYEFRGLNPAEKPVQFQVKKQNSQEKVIQPSKEWINNHITENAALFGTGPSLVIEAGKLVTKLAPGEYQEVEGELLVPLRVLVERYGGTVKWNGTDRYAAVKWAGNEITVDPAQQLLDSIEGRVEMRSGSLWVSLRDLLSAADYKIKSIDRNQAEFIIKAS; encoded by the coding sequence ATGAGAAGAATAGGTAAACAAAACAGATGGAAAAAATTCAGTTATACAGTAATCGCAGGCTTTATTATTCTTTTAGCGGTGGCTCTTCAAGATAAAGGTTTTTTATCAAACGTCGTGAATTCTCAAGCTGTGTATATAGATAATGAAGTGGGCTCTGCGAGAATAGAAACAGTATCAAAAGTAGTACATACGGGATTAACTAAATCTACGGTTCACTCGAGTCTAGAGCAGGCCGTCCATACGCAACCAGTAAATTCAGCTTCTTTGACTGCCCAAAAACAAGAAGCTGATCTCGTTCAGTCCAGTTCGAAAAAAGCAACAGTTCCAGCAGCGAACACGGCAGTAAACAAAGTGTATTTAACATTCGATGACGGACCGGGAAAGTATACGGAAGCTGTTCTAGATATTCTTGAACAATATGGAGTTCCCGCAACATTCTTTGTATTAGGAAAGCAAGTCGAAGTGTATCCTGAATTAATTAATCGCATGCATGAAAAAGGATATGTCATTGGGAATCATACTTATGACCATAAATATGATAAACTGTACGGCTCTTTCCCTGATTTTTGGAAACAGATTAAGCAAACAGAGGAAGCAGTTAGGCGGATCACAGGAGAGCGACCTCAGCTTGTTCGGGCTCCCGGGGGAACCTACGGCCATTTTGATACCACTTATTTTGAACTCATGAAACAAGCAGGTTATGTCGTTACCGACTGGAATGTGGATAGTGGAGATTCACTAAAAAAAGATGTGCCTGCTAAGGAAATTATTAAGAATGCAACAAAGTCAGCAGTGAGTGGTAATCGAGTCGTATTACTGCATGATGGAGGGAGCCATGCGGAGACGGTAAAAGCGTTACCTGCCATCATTGAATATTACCAAGCGCATAATTATGAATTTAGAGGCCTGAATCCTGCGGAGAAACCCGTTCAGTTTCAAGTGAAAAAGCAAAATTCTCAAGAAAAGGTGATTCAGCCAAGCAAAGAATGGATAAATAATCATATCACTGAGAATGCTGCTCTATTTGGTACAGGACCTTCCCTTGTGATTGAAGCAGGGAAACTTGTGACAAAGCTTGCGCCTGGTGAATATCAAGAAGTTGAAGGCGAACTTCTGGTTCCGCTTCGAGTTCTTGTAGAGCGATATGGGGGTACAGTGAAGTGGAACGGTACCGATCGGTACGCAGCGGTTAAATGGGCTGGGAATGAGATTACAGTAGATCCAGCACAGCAACTGCTTGACTCAATAGAAGGCCGAGTAGAGATGAGATCGGGCTCTCTATGGGTTTCCCTTCGAGATCTTCTTTCTGCCGCAGATTATAAGATTAAGTCGATCGATCGGAATCAAGCTGAATTTATTATAAAAGCGAGCTAG
- a CDS encoding TerC family protein: MDLLLEYGWVLLVLIVLEGLLAADNALVLAIMVKHLPEDRRKKALFYGLVGAFFFRLGSLFLISFLVDVWQVQALGAIYLLYISINHTIKHFLKGKTKTDEAQDAPKKPKKQSGFWMTVFKVEVADIAFAVDSILAAVALAVALPPSGLPNIGGLDGGQFIVIFLGGFIGLIIMRFAATFFVKLLQQRPGLEVAAFLIVGWVGVKLAVITLAHPDVGLIDSHFPHNTIWKISFYFVLVAIAALGWFLSSKVEVEGSENAIKEVEEQQPAKDTDTSK; this comes from the coding sequence ATGGATTTACTCTTAGAGTATGGTTGGGTACTTCTTGTACTCATTGTACTAGAAGGGCTGCTTGCCGCAGATAATGCGCTAGTCCTTGCCATTATGGTGAAACATTTACCAGAAGATCGACGTAAGAAAGCTTTGTTCTATGGTTTAGTGGGGGCCTTTTTCTTCAGGCTCGGATCCTTGTTCCTGATTTCCTTCTTGGTTGACGTTTGGCAGGTACAGGCGCTTGGTGCGATCTATCTCTTGTACATTTCCATTAACCACACCATCAAGCATTTCCTTAAAGGAAAAACAAAGACGGACGAGGCACAAGATGCACCGAAAAAGCCTAAGAAACAATCTGGCTTCTGGATGACCGTATTCAAAGTAGAAGTCGCGGATATTGCTTTTGCTGTAGATTCCATTCTGGCAGCTGTTGCTTTGGCTGTTGCACTGCCTCCAAGCGGACTTCCGAACATCGGCGGTTTGGACGGAGGACAGTTCATTGTTATCTTCCTCGGCGGATTTATCGGACTTATCATTATGCGTTTTGCAGCAACCTTCTTCGTGAAACTTCTGCAGCAACGTCCGGGCCTCGAAGTTGCGGCATTCCTGATCGTAGGCTGGGTAGGGGTTAAGCTTGCAGTGATTACGCTGGCACATCCGGATGTTGGCTTAATTGATTCACACTTCCCGCATAACACCATTTGGAAAATTTCATTCTATTTCGTCCTTGTAGCAATTGCTGCACTCGGATGGTTCCTTTCTTCTAAGGTAGAAGTTGAGGGCAGCGAGAATGCGATTAAAGAAGTCGAAGAACAACAACCGGCAAAAGATACAGACACGTCCAAGTAA
- a CDS encoding AAA family ATPase codes for MEYMKSSDYAAELLERVTERVESVIVGKRREIRFILIAMLSGGHVLLEDVPGTGKTKLIRTLASCLSASFGRIQFTSDVLPSDVTGTSVYKPITGEFEYRPGPVMANIVLGDEINRASPRTQSALLEAMEEKSVTVDGATYALPRPFLLMATQNPLQFEGTYRLPEAQLDRFLIKLSLGYPGIEEEVEIMNRQESGSRSLVKPVMLAEELVKMQREVSGVFVDPVIKKYIAEFAAASRKHKDLLLGISPRGSLAWMIASQAAAYLNGRSYVIPDDLKEVALPVLTHRIRTRYEMVQSSDAERIIADLLQHIPIPVPSSRMRG; via the coding sequence ATGGAATATATGAAGTCTAGTGATTATGCTGCAGAGCTGCTTGAGAGAGTGACTGAGCGGGTAGAGAGCGTCATTGTAGGAAAACGGCGAGAAATTAGGTTTATTCTCATCGCGATGCTGTCGGGAGGACATGTGCTGCTAGAAGACGTGCCGGGTACGGGGAAAACAAAGCTGATTCGCACACTCGCTTCCTGCCTTTCTGCGAGTTTTGGCCGAATTCAGTTTACGTCTGATGTGTTGCCTTCAGATGTGACAGGAACTTCTGTATATAAACCGATAACGGGAGAATTTGAATACCGTCCGGGTCCGGTAATGGCTAACATTGTTCTTGGGGATGAGATCAATCGTGCTTCGCCTCGAACCCAGTCAGCGCTGCTTGAAGCGATGGAAGAGAAGAGTGTTACTGTAGATGGGGCGACTTATGCACTACCGAGGCCTTTCCTGCTGATGGCTACTCAGAACCCGTTGCAATTTGAAGGCACTTATCGTCTTCCGGAAGCTCAGCTCGATCGTTTTCTTATTAAATTAAGTCTCGGATACCCTGGTATTGAGGAGGAGGTCGAGATTATGAATCGGCAGGAGTCAGGTTCTCGATCTCTCGTCAAACCTGTCATGTTAGCGGAAGAACTTGTTAAGATGCAGCGTGAAGTGTCTGGTGTCTTTGTAGATCCTGTAATCAAAAAATACATTGCTGAATTTGCGGCAGCATCACGCAAACATAAAGACCTTTTACTCGGGATCAGCCCGAGAGGAAGTCTTGCATGGATGATTGCTTCTCAAGCCGCCGCTTACCTGAATGGCCGTTCTTATGTCATTCCTGATGATTTAAAGGAAGTTGCTTTGCCTGTCTTAACTCACCGAATTCGTACCCGATATGAGATGGTGCAATCTTCCGATGCCGAACGTATCATAGCGGACTTGTTGCAGCACATCCCTATCCCTGTACCGTCCTCAAGAATGAGGGGGTGA
- a CDS encoding glutamate-1-semialdehyde 2,1-aminomutase produces MNRSKSEQYYAEALEHIVGGVNSPSRSFKAVGGGAPVFMKRGQGAYFYDEDDNKYIDYLAAYGPIITGHAHPHITKAITEAASNGTLLGTPTVLEIKLAKMLKEAIPSMDKVRFVNSGTEAVMTTIRVARAYTKRNKIIKFAGNYHGHSDLVLVAAGSGPSTLGIPDSAGIPASIAQEVITVPYNDLSGLEEALQKWGHDVAAVMVEPIVGNFGMVMPKPGFLEGLCKLAHDHGALVIYDEVITAFRFHYGSTQTYAGLDNHDLIKPDLTALGKIIGGGLPIGAYGGSKEVMEQVAPLGPAYQAGTMAGNPASISAGIACLEVLSQPGVYEEMERLTIKLTEGIQAAADRHGIPLTINRVRGSFSTHFCDHPVTDYEEAQDTDGEAFASFFQHMLNRGVHLAPSKYEAWFLTTEHTDADIEATIEAADSSFEAMAKEK; encoded by the coding sequence ATGAATCGTTCCAAATCGGAGCAGTATTATGCAGAAGCACTTGAACATATTGTCGGCGGTGTAAACAGCCCTTCTCGCTCATTCAAAGCAGTAGGCGGCGGAGCCCCTGTCTTTATGAAACGCGGACAAGGTGCTTATTTTTACGATGAAGATGATAACAAATATATTGATTACCTTGCGGCATACGGCCCCATCATAACGGGTCATGCTCACCCGCACATCACCAAAGCAATTACCGAGGCAGCTTCCAATGGTACGCTTCTCGGTACTCCTACCGTGCTCGAAATCAAATTAGCCAAAATGCTAAAAGAAGCAATCCCTTCCATGGATAAAGTTCGTTTTGTGAACTCAGGTACCGAAGCGGTCATGACCACAATCCGGGTAGCACGGGCTTATACGAAACGTAATAAGATCATAAAATTTGCGGGGAACTACCACGGCCATTCGGACCTCGTCCTTGTGGCGGCAGGCTCTGGCCCTTCTACTCTTGGCATACCAGACAGCGCAGGGATTCCTGCGAGTATTGCCCAAGAAGTGATCACAGTTCCTTACAACGATCTGAGCGGACTTGAAGAAGCACTGCAAAAGTGGGGTCATGATGTGGCTGCTGTCATGGTAGAACCAATCGTCGGGAATTTCGGAATGGTTATGCCAAAACCAGGCTTCCTCGAAGGCCTCTGCAAGCTGGCACATGATCACGGAGCACTCGTTATCTATGATGAGGTCATCACCGCATTCCGCTTCCACTATGGTTCGACGCAAACTTATGCAGGGCTTGATAACCATGATCTTATTAAGCCAGACCTTACGGCTCTTGGTAAAATCATTGGCGGCGGTCTTCCGATCGGCGCATACGGCGGTTCAAAAGAAGTGATGGAACAAGTGGCTCCGCTTGGACCTGCTTATCAAGCAGGCACTATGGCAGGGAACCCAGCTTCTATCTCAGCAGGTATTGCATGCCTTGAGGTGCTTTCCCAGCCAGGAGTATATGAAGAGATGGAACGTCTCACTATTAAATTAACGGAGGGAATCCAGGCAGCTGCAGATCGTCACGGAATTCCACTGACAATTAACCGGGTTCGCGGTTCATTCTCCACTCATTTCTGCGATCATCCAGTAACGGATTATGAGGAAGCTCAGGATACGGATGGAGAAGCATTCGCTTCCTTCTTCCAACATATGCTGAACCGTGGAGTACACCTCGCACCGTCCAAATACGAAGCTTGGTTCCTGACAACGGAACATACGGATGCAGATATCGAAGCTACGATTGAAGCTGCTGATTCGTCATTTGAGGCTATGGCTAAAGAAAAATAA
- a CDS encoding helix-turn-helix transcriptional regulator yields MNDLLQIEHMSQGSAYSLLDSSLPLSKEKNMEAVSRQSMIVYQLLELVHRHYADSDISLNTIAKHKLYMNPDYLGKVFKRITGIGFSQYLNQYRIQQACSYMRHKDQDAKIFELAESFGFGRNPQYFSQVFKKWTGVTPSDYRSRAR; encoded by the coding sequence ATGAACGATTTACTGCAAATAGAACATATGAGTCAAGGATCAGCCTATTCATTACTAGATTCGTCTTTACCTCTCTCAAAAGAGAAAAATATGGAAGCAGTCAGCAGACAGTCGATGATTGTCTATCAGCTTTTGGAACTTGTTCATCGTCATTATGCCGATTCGGACATTTCATTAAATACCATTGCTAAACATAAGCTGTATATGAATCCAGACTATTTAGGAAAAGTTTTTAAGAGAATTACAGGAATCGGCTTCTCTCAATATCTCAATCAATATCGGATACAGCAGGCATGCAGTTACATGCGGCATAAAGATCAAGATGCCAAAATATTTGAACTTGCAGAGTCCTTTGGTTTTGGAAGGAATCCGCAGTATTTCAGTCAAGTATTTAAGAAGTGGACGGGGGTTACTCCCTCGGATTATCGAAGCAGAGCAAGATGA
- a CDS encoding LCP family protein: MNRKTKRTVWMVLAVIVVTAAVLAVYYFTSVVNELQDLNKEGENSPFYNVEKVDQEITPDPPKWEGKEPVNILLMGVDARGLTEGEIPRSDTMLVASLNPVSKKISLFSLLRDTYTDIPGYGRDRINTAITHGPNVAMQAAGDLLGIPIQYYIYTDFQGFIELVDAVGGVDFEVEKDMKYTSKADKHEYDIDLKQGMQHLDGEKALMYVRFRHDALSDFSRTERQRELLKAIADKMQTTTSIAKLPSILNEVNPYIDTNLTLNDMWKLASVGYQSSMQGSEQVPPMKLLVEERIGGAAVLTVRDQEELKSYVQEVLEPQVTEPDSKSTVDKSASGEE, from the coding sequence ATGAATAGGAAGACGAAACGAACCGTATGGATGGTTCTCGCAGTAATCGTTGTTACTGCCGCCGTACTCGCAGTTTATTATTTTACTTCTGTTGTTAACGAACTACAAGATTTGAACAAAGAAGGAGAGAATTCTCCTTTTTACAACGTAGAGAAGGTAGATCAGGAAATCACCCCCGATCCCCCAAAATGGGAAGGTAAAGAACCTGTTAACATCCTGCTTATGGGTGTAGATGCCAGAGGTCTAACAGAAGGGGAGATCCCTCGTTCAGATACCATGCTTGTCGCCTCCCTTAACCCAGTCAGCAAAAAAATATCTCTATTCTCTCTCCTGCGTGATACATATACAGACATCCCTGGATACGGAAGAGATCGAATTAATACGGCAATTACCCATGGCCCCAATGTAGCAATGCAGGCAGCAGGTGATCTGCTGGGGATACCAATTCAGTACTATATATATACCGATTTCCAAGGTTTTATTGAGCTCGTTGACGCTGTTGGGGGCGTTGATTTTGAAGTCGAAAAAGATATGAAATATACAAGTAAAGCAGATAAGCATGAGTATGATATTGATCTCAAGCAAGGAATGCAGCATCTTGATGGTGAAAAGGCACTGATGTATGTACGATTCCGGCATGACGCCTTGTCCGATTTCTCTCGTACAGAACGTCAGCGTGAACTCCTGAAAGCCATTGCCGATAAGATGCAAACAACAACTTCTATAGCTAAACTGCCTTCCATTCTTAATGAAGTGAATCCTTACATTGATACCAACCTAACCCTTAACGACATGTGGAAGCTGGCCTCTGTGGGCTATCAGAGCAGCATGCAAGGGAGCGAACAAGTTCCTCCTATGAAACTTCTTGTTGAAGAGCGAATTGGCGGCGCTGCTGTCCTTACCGTGAGAGATCAGGAAGAGCTTAAATCATACGTCCAAGAAGTCCTCGAGCCTCAGGTAACTGAACCAGATAGCAAATCCACGGTTGATAAGTCAGCCAGCGGAGAAGAATAA
- a CDS encoding stalk domain-containing protein, with amino-acid sequence MLKWTNVRNKVRTCSISLIAIGLLLGSGTWSAQAQEITKEYRMVTLGDSITVGFEPGMEDLNTSPYGYVERLEEQALLHGRTKVTNYGIAGLKTTGLLQFTDAIAKGEKKSSEAIQPKLSDPRVEDFTDQIKQIQTEVSEADVIAITIGGNDVSELLVTGTSLTDAQLSERVKELLSRYSEQVTSSVNNLHALNEDALFVIADQYQPLPKVGNEALYNKLMSAAALFTDTVDAVASQLNEQGVHIKVAHVAKEFAGGEGTMTHMIRHRDFHPNQNGYEAIAEVFANVIWGDYVKLQIPDREEPMNIFVSGKKLATPYKPVLKNNQNYIAIQDIVEAVNAESKWDNQTKSTKITYGTKTVEIKMGSKNVLVDNQSISVATPAFLQKVGKESKTYVPLALVAESLGFDVQYQSKLKTVFINP; translated from the coding sequence ATGTTGAAGTGGACTAACGTTCGAAATAAGGTGCGGACATGTTCTATATCGCTTATTGCGATTGGACTACTATTAGGGTCAGGAACCTGGTCTGCACAGGCACAGGAAATAACGAAGGAATATCGCATGGTCACGCTGGGAGATTCCATTACGGTCGGTTTTGAGCCGGGAATGGAGGATTTGAACACAAGTCCTTATGGTTATGTTGAACGACTGGAAGAGCAAGCGCTGCTGCATGGACGTACGAAAGTTACCAATTACGGCATTGCGGGACTAAAAACAACAGGCCTGCTTCAGTTTACAGATGCGATTGCTAAGGGAGAGAAAAAGTCTTCCGAAGCCATTCAGCCGAAACTTTCTGATCCGCGAGTAGAAGATTTCACAGATCAGATAAAGCAGATCCAAACCGAGGTTTCGGAGGCGGATGTCATCGCTATTACGATCGGCGGAAATGATGTATCAGAGTTACTGGTTACAGGGACAAGTCTCACAGATGCTCAGCTGAGTGAGCGAGTAAAGGAACTGCTGAGTCGTTATTCGGAGCAGGTAACCTCATCTGTCAATAATCTGCATGCCTTAAATGAAGATGCTCTCTTTGTGATTGCAGATCAGTATCAGCCTCTCCCCAAAGTGGGAAATGAAGCTCTATACAACAAACTGATGAGTGCAGCCGCTTTATTTACAGATACGGTGGATGCGGTGGCATCCCAGCTGAACGAGCAGGGAGTCCATATAAAAGTTGCTCACGTGGCGAAGGAGTTTGCCGGAGGAGAGGGAACGATGACCCATATGATCAGGCATCGTGACTTTCATCCCAATCAAAATGGATATGAAGCTATCGCTGAGGTATTTGCTAACGTGATCTGGGGAGATTATGTAAAGCTTCAGATACCTGATCGGGAGGAGCCGATGAATATTTTCGTAAGCGGTAAAAAGCTTGCTACTCCTTATAAACCTGTTCTTAAAAACAATCAGAACTATATTGCAATTCAGGATATTGTAGAAGCCGTAAATGCAGAATCCAAATGGGATAATCAGACGAAGTCTACGAAAATCACATATGGTACGAAGACGGTAGAGATTAAAATGGGATCAAAGAACGTACTAGTGGATAATCAATCAATTTCAGTTGCGACACCAGCCTTCTTACAAAAAGTCGGTAAAGAGTCCAAAACCTACGTGCCTCTTGCCCTTGTTGCAGAAAGTCTCGGTTTTGATGTTCAGTATCAGTCCAAATTAAAAACGGTCTTTATCAATCCTTAA
- a CDS encoding DUF58 domain-containing protein produces MWRTVISPLIMIILTSLLFFLYQIQGGRTLLFLLVSCMILICYGVLAQFIGPRHVHITREFRPGRVAAGERAEVRIHVSINSWLPLLWLKIEEEAAPFKHIHIIFPRKRSYECSYSYHLKAVHRGVYAYEHCKITWGDAFGWFTCSRRVHAPGELIVHPSFHPGHPGLEEGYGESQHPQHTRNSLVEEWKGYEVREYTPRDGFRFIHWKSSARKGKLQVRIPEKSVANNIYLLLDNGKDSYTHKGKEQGNELSWQAYDSAISLCASMLRDAYNKGETPVIATYVVQSGRASFQGEINTSEAVFSNGKLLRQLDFLARLEPGEGLRNTRDLSIPAGTEVYMVTGSLNEQNSKLARELNTQGVRVRLYEMTDWKQEHKTHQIRENSLAAELEKEQIRVKTIASF; encoded by the coding sequence ATGTGGAGAACCGTAATCAGTCCGCTGATTATGATTATACTTACGAGCCTTCTCTTTTTTCTATATCAGATTCAGGGCGGAAGGACTCTGCTATTCCTGTTGGTATCTTGTATGATCTTGATCTGTTACGGTGTGTTAGCTCAGTTTATCGGTCCTCGGCATGTCCACATAACAAGAGAATTTCGACCGGGCAGAGTGGCGGCAGGCGAGAGAGCAGAAGTTAGAATTCATGTCAGCATAAATAGCTGGCTGCCTTTATTGTGGTTAAAGATTGAAGAAGAGGCCGCTCCTTTCAAACATATTCATATTATTTTTCCACGCAAACGCAGCTATGAATGTTCTTATTCCTATCATCTAAAAGCAGTACACCGGGGAGTGTATGCTTATGAACACTGTAAAATCACATGGGGAGATGCATTCGGCTGGTTTACATGCAGCAGACGTGTACATGCGCCGGGAGAGCTGATTGTACACCCTTCCTTCCACCCGGGTCATCCGGGATTAGAAGAAGGTTACGGAGAATCGCAGCATCCGCAGCACACCCGAAACAGTCTGGTAGAGGAGTGGAAAGGGTATGAAGTGAGGGAATATACCCCTCGTGACGGATTTCGTTTTATACACTGGAAAAGCTCTGCAAGAAAAGGGAAACTTCAAGTTCGTATCCCAGAAAAAAGTGTGGCTAATAACATATATCTTTTACTGGATAATGGAAAAGACTCATACACGCATAAGGGAAAAGAGCAAGGAAATGAACTGTCATGGCAAGCCTATGATTCAGCAATCTCATTATGTGCAAGTATGTTAAGGGATGCATATAACAAAGGAGAAACGCCTGTAATAGCCACTTATGTTGTCCAATCGGGGAGAGCATCGTTCCAAGGGGAGATAAACACGAGTGAAGCGGTATTTTCAAATGGGAAATTGCTCCGTCAGTTGGATTTCTTAGCCCGGTTGGAGCCAGGAGAAGGGTTACGAAATACACGGGACCTCTCCATACCCGCAGGGACAGAAGTATATATGGTCACCGGCAGTTTAAATGAGCAAAATTCAAAGCTGGCTAGGGAGCTGAATACACAAGGAGTACGTGTTCGACTCTATGAAATGACAGATTGGAAACAGGAACATAAGACACATCAAATCAGAGAAAACTCGTTAGCGGCAGAGCTAGAGAAAGAACAGATTCGGGTGAAGACGATTGCTTCATTCTGA
- a CDS encoding sensory rhodopsin transducer: MNSIKPEAAKGNTVWVIPDGYIPPQSSGALESHESICVLNTGREDANLTITVFFEDRDPLECNVTKVSARRTSHIRTASLQADGEFIPLGVPYALIVESDIPIIVQYSRLDTSQPELALMSVMAYPV; this comes from the coding sequence ATGAACTCAATCAAGCCGGAAGCTGCAAAAGGTAATACCGTATGGGTTATTCCAGATGGATACATTCCTCCGCAAAGCAGCGGTGCGCTTGAAAGTCATGAAAGTATTTGTGTCTTAAATACAGGAAGAGAGGATGCAAATCTTACGATTACTGTATTTTTTGAGGATCGCGATCCGCTCGAGTGTAATGTGACCAAGGTGTCCGCTAGGCGAACTTCTCACATTAGGACAGCCAGCCTTCAGGCAGATGGAGAGTTCATACCGCTTGGTGTTCCTTATGCACTTATTGTGGAAAGCGATATCCCCATAATTGTTCAGTACAGCAGGCTTGATACATCTCAGCCTGAACTGGCACTCATGAGTGTCATGGCTTATCCCGTATAG
- a CDS encoding rhamnogalacturonan acetylesterase — translation MIHYKFDFGPGTAAEGYTGVLPDTLYHAELGYGFESIDRVYGRDRSQEQSDPASSKKDFTIKKQLQGRFCIPLHAAFILDVPPGTYRVHTLMGDSNTETITEIRAGEGRLMLPPVHTQPGQWIEENFSVVVREGEPLRLSFSGPAPRINALEVMEANETLTVYIAGDSTVCDQPASGYPYAGWGQMLPSFFKHDVAVDNHAHSGRSTKSFIDEGRLDAILTNIKAGDFLFIQFGHNDEKSDVLRATKPFTTYQEYLSKYIQAAREREAHPVLITPVQRRYFNEDGTLMDTHGDYIVAMKELAEKENIPLIDLAARSKIAFEQAGVEGSKLDFMWAWPGEYIHFPAGVEDNTHFSQYGAKRMAGMVAASIADLAIQPLTMFLRSPDALRDR, via the coding sequence ATGATTCATTATAAATTTGATTTTGGACCTGGAACGGCAGCAGAAGGCTATACTGGGGTTCTTCCAGATACGCTGTATCATGCGGAACTTGGTTATGGATTTGAATCCATAGACCGAGTATATGGGAGAGATCGTTCACAGGAGCAATCGGATCCTGCTTCATCTAAGAAGGATTTTACGATAAAAAAACAACTTCAAGGCCGTTTTTGCATTCCGCTTCACGCGGCTTTTATCCTTGATGTTCCGCCGGGTACATATCGTGTCCATACGCTAATGGGTGACAGCAATACCGAAACGATTACTGAGATAAGGGCTGGTGAAGGCAGACTTATGCTGCCGCCTGTTCATACACAGCCTGGTCAATGGATTGAAGAAAATTTCAGTGTTGTTGTTCGTGAAGGTGAACCGTTACGACTTTCTTTTTCCGGTCCTGCTCCGAGGATTAATGCACTTGAAGTAATGGAAGCGAATGAGACGCTGACCGTTTATATTGCGGGTGATTCTACAGTATGTGATCAGCCTGCATCAGGCTATCCCTATGCGGGATGGGGTCAGATGCTGCCATCCTTTTTCAAACATGATGTGGCGGTTGATAATCATGCGCATTCAGGACGCAGTACGAAAAGTTTTATCGACGAAGGCCGGCTGGATGCGATACTCACGAATATTAAAGCCGGAGACTTTCTCTTTATTCAATTTGGTCATAATGATGAAAAGTCAGATGTACTAAGAGCGACGAAGCCATTTACAACCTATCAGGAATATCTGAGTAAATATATTCAGGCAGCTCGGGAGCGTGAGGCTCATCCGGTTCTCATTACTCCTGTACAGCGCAGATACTTTAACGAAGATGGAACCCTCATGGATACACACGGAGATTATATTGTGGCTATGAAAGAACTCGCAGAAAAGGAGAATATTCCTTTAATTGATCTCGCTGCTCGCAGCAAGATCGCATTTGAACAAGCTGGGGTGGAAGGCAGTAAACTTGATTTCATGTGGGCTTGGCCTGGGGAATATATTCATTTCCCTGCTGGAGTGGAAGATAATACCCATTTCTCGCAGTACGGGGCCAAAAGAATGGCTGGAATGGTAGCCGCCTCTATTGCTGATCTGGCCATTCAGCCGCTGACGATGTTTTTGCGTTCACCGGATGCTTTGAGAGACAGGTAG
- the bcp gene encoding thioredoxin-dependent thiol peroxidase: MSIKIGSEAPDFELKGTGDQLLKLSDFRGKRVILYFYPKDMTAGCTDEACQFRDEHTSFEALNTVIIGVSGDSIKQHEKFIAKYNLPFILLSDEDHKVAELYGVWQLKKMYGKEYMGIVRSTFVIDEQGILTKEWRKVKVKGHIEEALEYVKQM, translated from the coding sequence ATGAGTATAAAGATCGGTTCAGAAGCACCAGATTTTGAGCTAAAGGGCACGGGAGATCAACTTTTGAAGCTGTCTGATTTTCGGGGAAAGCGAGTCATATTATATTTCTATCCGAAAGACATGACAGCGGGCTGTACAGATGAAGCGTGCCAATTTCGAGATGAACACACCTCATTTGAAGCGTTGAATACAGTCATTATAGGAGTAAGTGGAGATTCCATAAAACAACATGAAAAGTTCATTGCGAAGTACAATCTGCCGTTCATTTTATTATCGGACGAGGACCATAAGGTTGCTGAATTGTATGGTGTGTGGCAGCTCAAAAAAATGTACGGCAAAGAATACATGGGCATTGTGCGTTCGACATTTGTTATTGATGAACAAGGCATACTTACGAAAGAATGGCGGAAAGTGAAAGTGAAAGGTCATATAGAAGAAGCACTGGAGTATGTTAAACAAATGTAG